From the Persephonella sp. genome, one window contains:
- a CDS encoding rhodanese-like domain-containing protein: MKKLKATVLALAGAVALTTGSFADVPTGEEFAKKFIISVDGAHDLLGKPNVRFVDGDNPKRFKEKHIPGAVNAFAHDLHLLEDIRKCGLPMCPDRAAKFIGGELGIDNNTHVIAYDDGRGPNASGVWFFLYLYGVDNVQMMDGGLATWEAKGYPVESGEGKKPSPKKFTPKIRKDIIATKEEVLKAIKDKDHYFILDARRFQEYTGKTLLDALEAPGKHITVKRGGHIPGAVFAEWKKFAGNPSGKPNKPLFKKMKRLKKVVKKLKKKGLTPEKTVITYCHVGLGRGSFVFAAMKLLGFKNVKVYVGSWDEWGNDPNLPVEK, from the coding sequence ATGAAGAAGTTAAAGGCAACAGTTTTAGCCTTAGCAGGAGCAGTAGCACTCACCACAGGTTCCTTTGCAGATGTTCCAACAGGTGAAGAGTTCGCAAAAAAATTCATAATCTCTGTTGACGGAGCACACGATCTTCTTGGAAAACCAAATGTCAGATTTGTTGATGGTGACAATCCTAAGAGATTTAAAGAAAAACATATCCCCGGTGCTGTGAACGCTTTTGCCCACGATCTACATCTCCTTGAAGACATAAGAAAGTGTGGACTTCCGATGTGTCCAGATAGAGCGGCTAAGTTTATAGGTGGAGAACTTGGTATTGACAACAACACTCATGTAATCGCTTATGATGATGGAAGAGGTCCAAACGCATCTGGCGTGTGGTTTTTCCTTTATCTATACGGCGTGGATAATGTTCAGATGATGGACGGAGGACTGGCAACATGGGAGGCAAAAGGATATCCTGTTGAGTCAGGAGAAGGGAAAAAACCATCACCTAAGAAATTCACACCTAAAATCAGAAAAGACATTATCGCAACAAAAGAAGAGGTTCTGAAGGCTATAAAAGATAAAGATCACTACTTCATTCTTGATGCAAGAAGGTTTCAGGAGTACACAGGGAAAACCCTACTTGATGCCCTTGAAGCACCGGGAAAACACATAACAGTTAAAAGAGGCGGACATATCCCTGGTGCCGTATTTGCTGAATGGAAAAAGTTTGCAGGAAACCCATCAGGAAAGCCTAACAAACCTCTGTTTAAGAAAATGAAAAGGTTGAAAAAGGTAGTTAAAAAACTGAAGAAAAAAGGTCTTACTCCCGAAAAAACAGTTATTACATACTGTCATGTTGGTCTCGGTAGAGGATCTTTTGTGTTTGCTGCTATGAAGCTTCTTGGTTTCAAAAATGTTAAGGTTTACGTTGGTTCGTGGGACGAATGGGGTAACGATCCTAACCTTCCAGTGGAGAAATAA